Proteins co-encoded in one Thermochromatium tepidum ATCC 43061 genomic window:
- a CDS encoding polyprenyl synthetase family protein, with amino-acid sequence MDATTRIEQALTAAIDTVVVPGCPPRLAAAVRHAVFPGGARVRPRLCLAVAAACGKPDDAAADAAAVAIELLHCASLVHDDLPCFDDSPLRRGLPSVHCAFGEPLAVLAGDALIILAFEHLARVLADSPERLAPLLLTIGRSVGMPYGITAGQAWECEPQVSVADYHRAKTGSLFTAATAAGALVAGADAAAWSIVGDKIGEAYQVADDLRDVAASAQEVGKPVGRDAVLNRPSAAGELGIDGAIARLRDLVKEAIDAIPACAGRDQFAEVLMAESRRILPKDLTQRVA; translated from the coding sequence ATGGATGCCACAACGAGAATCGAGCAGGCGTTGACCGCCGCCATAGACACAGTGGTCGTCCCCGGTTGTCCGCCGCGTCTGGCCGCGGCGGTGCGGCACGCGGTCTTCCCAGGTGGCGCGCGGGTACGTCCGCGGCTATGTCTGGCGGTCGCTGCCGCCTGCGGCAAGCCGGATGATGCGGCCGCGGATGCGGCGGCCGTGGCTATCGAGCTGCTGCACTGTGCCTCGCTGGTGCATGACGATCTGCCCTGTTTCGACGACTCACCGCTACGCCGTGGCCTGCCCTCGGTACATTGCGCCTTCGGTGAGCCCCTGGCGGTTCTGGCCGGGGATGCGCTCATCATCCTCGCCTTCGAGCATTTGGCGCGCGTCCTGGCCGACTCGCCCGAGCGTCTGGCGCCGCTGCTCCTGACCATCGGTCGCTCGGTCGGGATGCCGTATGGCATCACCGCCGGTCAGGCCTGGGAGTGCGAACCCCAGGTGTCGGTCGCCGACTATCATCGTGCCAAGACCGGGTCGCTGTTCACGGCCGCCACGGCAGCCGGCGCCCTGGTCGCGGGGGCGGATGCCGCGGCCTGGAGCATCGTCGGCGACAAGATCGGCGAGGCCTATCAGGTGGCGGACGATCTGCGCGATGTGGCTGCCAGCGCTCAGGAGGTCGGTAAGCCGGTCGGGCGTGACGCCGTGCTCAACCGGCCCAGCGCAGCAGGTGAACTCGGCATCGACGGCGCCATCGCGCGTCTGCGCGATCTGGTCAAGGAGGCCATCGACGCGATTCCAGCCTGTGCTGGGCGCGACCAATTCGCCGAGGTTCTGATGGCCGAATCGCGTCGTATCCTGCCCAAAGATCTGACTCAGCGTGTGGCCTGA
- a CDS encoding methyltransferase, with amino-acid sequence MRLPEPLLALRNRVLSKPEFQRWASTFPLTRSRARRRARELFDIVAGFVYSQILQACVQVRLFEILAKGAQSVDELAPRLGLPIEGARRLLRAAASLELTEPCGRDRYALGELGAAMVGNPGIAAMVEHHALVYTDLKDPVALLRGELPKRALQGYWAYVGAEAPAAAGEQAVSGYTELMAQSQHLIADDVLDAYSLKDHRCLLDLAGGDGTFLVTAAKRWPHLRVILFDLPAVAERARARFQREGLGDRAMAIGGDVRRDPLPWGADVVSLIRVLHDHDDQDAQNFARAAYQALPQGGRLLVAEPMSGTPGAEPIGDAYFGFYLLAMGSGRPRTPAELREMLFEVGFDRVRQIRTIRPMLTQLLVAQRA; translated from the coding sequence GTGCGCCTTCCCGAACCCCTGCTAGCCCTGCGTAATCGTGTGCTCTCCAAGCCTGAGTTTCAACGTTGGGCCTCAACCTTCCCATTGACTCGTTCGCGTGCCCGACGGCGGGCGCGTGAGCTGTTTGATATCGTCGCCGGTTTCGTCTACTCGCAGATCCTACAGGCCTGTGTGCAGGTGCGGCTCTTCGAGATCCTGGCCAAGGGGGCGCAATCGGTCGATGAGCTGGCGCCGCGCCTTGGACTGCCGATCGAGGGGGCGCGGCGTTTGCTGCGTGCAGCAGCGAGCCTGGAGCTGACCGAGCCCTGTGGTCGGGATCGCTATGCGCTTGGCGAACTGGGGGCAGCCATGGTCGGCAATCCAGGCATCGCGGCCATGGTCGAGCACCATGCCCTGGTCTATACCGATCTCAAGGACCCAGTGGCCCTGTTGCGCGGTGAACTCCCCAAGCGCGCCTTACAGGGCTATTGGGCCTATGTCGGTGCCGAGGCGCCGGCGGCGGCGGGCGAGCAGGCGGTCAGCGGTTACACTGAGCTAATGGCCCAGTCGCAGCACCTGATCGCCGACGATGTGCTCGATGCCTATTCGCTCAAGGACCATCGCTGTCTGCTCGACCTGGCCGGCGGCGACGGCACCTTTCTGGTGACGGCCGCCAAGCGCTGGCCGCATCTGCGCGTGATCCTCTTCGACCTGCCAGCAGTGGCCGAGCGGGCGCGGGCACGTTTTCAGCGCGAGGGCTTGGGTGATCGGGCGATGGCGATCGGTGGCGACGTGCGGCGCGATCCGCTGCCCTGGGGGGCGGATGTCGTTTCGCTCATACGGGTGCTGCACGACCACGACGATCAGGATGCACAGAACTTTGCGCGCGCGGCCTATCAGGCCCTGCCTCAGGGCGGACGGCTGCTAGTCGCCGAGCCGATGTCCGGCACGCCGGGGGCCGAGCCGATTGGGGATGCCTATTTCGGGTTCTATCTGCTCGCCATGGGCAGTGGTCGGCCGCGCACGCCGGCCGAGTTGAGGGAGATGCTGTTTGAGGTTGGCTTCGACCGGGTGCGTCAGATTCGCACCATTCGTCCGATGCTGACGCAGCTGCTCGTGGCACAACGGGCCTAA